A stretch of DNA from Acanthopagrus latus isolate v.2019 chromosome 7, fAcaLat1.1, whole genome shotgun sequence:
AACAGGCCACCATAAACATCCCCGGTCTGACCCAGCAGGGCGTCCCCCTGCAGACCAGACCCACCCAGCTCTGCACCCAGACTGAGCCCTTCCAGCAGACGCTCATCGTTTGCCCCCCGACCATCCAGGGTGAGAATGCAAGATGTTAGTGTCATATTGTTTTTATAAGAAGAAActgattaaaataatttgaCCAGCCAGcgacaagaaaaataaacatttcattgatttttaCCTTTGTGCCGttctaaatgtatttattttgtgtttatctgtgctTGTCCTGATAGGTCTTCAAACATCCAATAAGCCGTCTGGTTATCCAGTGAGGATGGACAACTCGGTACCTTTAGTTCCTCAGAACCAGTCCTCCCAGTCGCTGCACATCCAGCCTGGCATGCTGGCACAGGTAGGACCCTGAAGATCAAgacttttattgtttcatttattccaGTTTTTAATCCACTCATCAAAAGGGTCAGTTGAATGTTTGTGAGTAAATTTACacaagtacagttttgaggtacgTGTACCTGAcgtgtgtgtttccattttatgttCCTTAACCAGTTGTTTCAACCTTTTTTTGACTTGTGACCCTTAAAACCGGGTCTGATGTCAACATCTTTGTACATGTGGTTTGTCTACATGTTCTGTGCTGTCGTCATAAAACAATATTCATGTTCTGGTGTCACTGACTGAAAATTCTTCATCCAAAGCACAGATTTTCTCTTCCTTACATGATTCTGTAGAATATGAAGCGTATCTTTCTGCCGTCAGTCTGTTTGGATGATTTCACACCTCCACTCCTgtcaccctcctccccccctcacACCTCCTCCCAGGCCTCCCTCGACCCCCTGCTGGTAAGCAGCCTGTACGCCTCAGTGGCGGGAATGCCGCGTTTAGACTCGGTCCGGCTGCCGGTTGGCTGCAGGGGTGAAAGCCTCGGCGGCCTGCTGGATCACAATTCCTCCATGatggtaaaaacaacaaacaccatCATCACAAGAAATCTCTTCTTCCTTCCCCATCAGCTGACGTGTAAGCGGAGCGTGGGACGCATGTGCAGCTCGTTGTTCTGGTTTGTGCTTTTGCTTGAAGCTTCAGGGGCTTAATCCATAAAACTGTTGTAGAATCACAGCAACAACTTTGTGTACGTACAGAATAAGAAACATACACGCATATTtataaaaccacacacactcctggtTCAGTTGAACTGGATGCACATAGAAAATCCTCATTTCACTCCCGCAGTTAGTCAGAAATGGACGACTTTAAACACATGTTTGAATATTGATACCTGTGCCTTCATCGAGTAGAAGACcgcaaaaacaacacatcagtcCAAATCCTTTTAATTCATCACAAAAGTTTAGAGAAATTTCCAGACAGTTCAAAAAATTGTCTGGACGTTGACACATTTGAAGCTCCATGCCGGCGTTGATGCTGTCTCACCAGTGTTTCAGCGTTCATGATCACGGTGAAAACAGGAATGGcttctttatttcttcctcttcttatCTCACactaacacattttcatcactttcaGGTGGGCTGTCTGGTTTCTGGACCCGCTCTATGTTTTCACGGTGCTGGCTCTCTATGACATGCATTGCTTGGCATCAGAACCtgacaggaatgttttttttcttcctttcctttaaGCTTGGTTTGCTGTTCACTGCTTCTGAAATCACATTCTAACAAGTGCAGCTCTCTCTGCGCAGGATTAAGTCTGGAGGCAGGATACAGATTGTGGTCCTGCTGCCACATCTCTTATGTTCTGTttagctgtcagtgtgtgtgtctgtgtgtgtgtgtgtgtgtgtgagagacatcTGCTGGATGTCTTGGTGTTGGAAAGCGATGGGAACATTGGTGTTAGTCAGCAAACTGTGCTCATCATGTCTTTTATCTCAGACTGATTCTCTCAGAAAACAGCTCCGGCTTTGATTCCACACTGGTCGACACTGTTGAAGTCTTACTCCAGAAGGTTGTTTGACTTGGAATGTGGTGTTCaaacatgtgtttatatgtgtgtgtgtgtgtgtgtgtgtacagcaggGCTGGCCAGCAGGCACACAGCAGATCCTCATCCCTTCCACATGGCAGCAGATGCCCGGCATGGCCATCCACAACCCCGGGCAGGCCGTGGTGCCCGACTCACCCATGGGAGCCCCCGTCCCCGACAATCAGCAGGCTTCAGGCTGGAGGTGAGTTTAGTCTGACGGGACTCTGTGTCTTCATGGTGCGTTTAAAGACAGCTTCAGGTCACTCTCATACAAAAAGATGCATACAGGAGTGTTTATAATGTGTGAgttaatatttttcttcttttctcaggGGTCGGCATGGAAGCCAGTACGATGGCGTCGGCCAGCAGGACTCTGGAGCCGGCCGTCACGCCGCGTCCCAAAGCCACAACTCAGGGGCCGCTCACTCAAGAGCCCAACAGGGCAAGAGGCCAAAGGGTCGACACGCCGAGAGCAGAGCCAGGtagacagtcagacagagattttttttttttccatgtgtcaTCTCAAACATGAAGTTTCAGTTTAAGGCAcgaaggggagaaaaaaatcctccataaatacatatatttttttcattcaacttaaaatatgaagaaaaaaatcctcagatGTGTTCAAAATTCTCCaggttttcttcctctttttgtgtcctgaaaaataaaagatctcCTGAAAAATGGGGGGGTTTCAGTTTAACAGTtgaaagacaacaaataatgctcagattTTTTCTCTAGAGAAAATAAACGTTTTCTATTTGCTCagatttgtaaaagaaaaaatattctgtagacaaaaaatgttttcacttattttcacactcatatgtgtttaattattttgttacatatatatttttttcctgaaaaatgtttttttttttttttttttttgttaactccGTTTATGGTTTTTCTCAAGCCAGACTTTCTCAAACTCAGTTTTACACGACAAAAATTCTtcaatttgtcaaaaaaaatgttttcccacTGAAACCCCCCCCACTTGATTTCAAGCGTGAAaaatttccagaaaaaaaatgttttcactgtttccacatacaaaaacaaaaattatcagatgtgtaaaaaaaaaaaaaaaaaaattctccaaCCCCCAAAATATGTCACTTGgtttctgacattaaaaaagaatCGCCTGTAAAACAATTGAAAGACTAATTTACAGTACTTCATGAAATGCAGTGAGAAAAGGTTGAACTGGAACGACCCAACAGATTCAGAATCTGATCCGGTAGTGACAGTGAACTTTGTCCCCTCCAGGCCCGTGTCTTCAGTCCATTCGACCACCACTGTGGTCCACAACACTTCTGCTTTTGCGGGTGACCAGTCTCAGCCCATCATCATCTCTGACACTCCCAGTCCTGCCGTCAGCATCATCACCATCCACAGCGACTCAGAGGACGAGGACGACAGGAAGTTCCCTGCTGCCTGGTGAGCTCATTTCCTGACTGTGAGCTctgaaattgaataaaaatcatCTGAAATAGTCCTTTACTCCTCTCTTATTCTGTCCTGCAGCTCTGGTACGAGTCAGAGGACGAACGTGATCAGCTGTGTGACGGTGCACGACTCCCACGACTCCGACTCTTCTACCAGCAGCCCGCTGAGCCCCAAAACCAACTCCCAGCCGCCCGCCAAGTCTCTGGCCATCATCATGCCCTCAGTGAAGAGCCAGCCGGGGGAGAGCACAACCCACAAAGCTCCGGCAGCTCCAGGTGCTCTAAGACATTGACCTAATCCTCTAGTCTTCAGTATATTAACTTTACTATAATAAACTAGATGTGGTTCTATCATGTGACCTTAGTGGATCAGTTGTACTCACTGCTCAGCGTattctgtctgcctctcactGGTAGATCAAGCTACAAGTGTCTCTGGAAAGACCAAGAAGGGGTCGGCTCAGCAGTCCGGTCGGCCGGGAGACTCCAACGCTGATCGCCACCCACGAGCCGCCTCCAGCAGATCTCAGCCTCTGAACCTGAGTCAGGTAACAGCTTTCGATTGTTGCTGACTTCACACCAATCCAGCGGGTGTGGTTACTGAGACAGACTCTCGGTTTGTAAACGTCAATATTCTCCGTCGTTTCCAGGTACAGcaggctgtgatgtcatcaaccCACGaccaaacaggaagcagcagttCCCTGAGGCGTCAGCCCACATAcccccctcctgtctcctcccACTCATCCTTCAACACCCTCTTCAGCTCCACCCCAAACCTGTACGCCTACCCGGCCTCCGCCGCCCTGGCCTCCGTGTCCCAAGCTGTGGACCAGATGCAAGGTGGCTCGTCCCGCCATGGCAGGGCGACCGGGGCTTACTCCTCcctggctctgctgcagaagagcagcagccTGGCCCTCGGAGTGTCTGCTCCAGGACAGTACGGCaaccaacaccaccaacagcagcagcagcagcagcagcagcagccgcagcagcagcagctgggagggCAGCCTTTCCACCACTCCAGTGCTCCTTACCAGCGAAAACTCAACCAGTACCCCTACCTGTAGAGAACTGAAGCAAGAAGACCAAAATGGAGACCGCGACCAGAGAGGAGCACAAAGCTCATCACGGCTGACTGTGATCGTTTTCAACCCGACTTTAAAACTTTCCTTTTTACCGTCCAGTCCGGATCAAATAATCACAGGaagtatttatgttttaatcatggtcacctttttttttttttttttttaatctattccagctttggagtttttctttatgttgcaacagCATGTTAACGATGACTGAACTGTGCAATTTGTATCCGAACGGTGACGCGTTTTCTCGTCATGTTTGCTCTCGACTCCTGAGATTTAAGGGCGATTACAACCACGTCAGACAGAACGCGTGAGAATCGCAGCCCTGAAAACTCGCAGATGGAAATGTTAAGTTgattcttgtttttaaatgttaagccttttttaaaaaaaaaaattcatgtGAGAAATGTGCGTTGAGACGTAAACTGGAACTTGCTGCTCTTTGTTGATTATTATCGCCAGAATCGTCAACTAATTGTTTTAAAAGTCGCATCAACGTATCCACAACCGCCTTACTTATTTAGgtcttttattttaactttaatacGTCGGCAGGTCGCGATAAGTTAGATTTATGTGTTGTATGTTTCATTAAtgaatgtactgtgtgtatgtgtgttttatctgtattatgaaaaaaaaaaaagatggaggtgAGTAAGCTATGTACTGTACAatgatgtgtcactgtgttcTCCATTCTGTTTTAGAACTGGCCTTTGACTTGATTATATTTATCTGTTGAGATGCAGTATGACTCCGTGTAGACGTAGGCTCGGTGTTTAGAGGGGgttctcatgtgtttttttagttttttttttacaggtttaGGAGTTAATCTTAAGGTTGCATGTGTCTGACATGAAGTAGCATTCAGGATGAGTTTGTAAACTTGCAGATTTCCGCCGATTTCCCGGCGTCGCTCGCAGGAAGGATTATTACTGTTCTGTTTAATTTGTACAACAAACGCGTTAACGATAtcagagggaggggaaaaaaaaatgtaaaagctcTTGTCTTGTGAAGTGATGTTTGTGAAGTAAAAGCGTGCACATTCAATCCGATCGGGGGGTTTTCACGCCATCATGTAAGAGTCAAAGCCATTTAGATTGCAACTGTTAAAAATTCACAGtaaatgcgttttttttttgttttttttttccaattgtgAATGATCAAATCCGACAACGATGATTTATAAGAATATTAATTGATGTTCTGTATGTAACCGCTTCTAAAACTAAATCATTGGTTTGGTGAAATGATGGTTGTTCCTACGATCCTGCTGTGTTGTGAAGTGCTACGTTACATAGGACACACGATGAACCTTAACCCGTATATACGCAATAAAATCTTCACAAAACAGAATTCGGGACTCTTTGGTTTCACATGATGATCGTTGGTTCTCATGCTGCCTCCAGCCCCATTATTTTTCTTAACAACTGACTGACTTAGCAATTATTTGTTCACTTTCAGAGTTCAAGGTGACGTTGCAACGTTGCAGCTCTTGTTAGTTCAACTGTTACATTTTGCACaacattttggtttggtttataGTTTTGGTGCTAATtatcaaatgttagcatgctgacactAAACTTTGATGGTGAATACAGGTTCTCCAAATGTGTGCTAAACATGTTAACGTACTAAAGTTACCACTTAGCTAAAAGCACAAATGACAGCTGCTTGCTAGCatgacagcaaacaaacaaaaatgcactTAGGAGTTTCTAGGTCTGTAtgatagaaaatataactatcTTTGAGTTTTAGATTGTTTGTATGGCTCATAAAAGCAACTCAAAAACAGCTCACCGCTGAAGAACTTTGTAATTGAtaagaaatatttattgtttaccAGTatatttgcattacattttaTAAAGCTGTGTCACATTCTGTTATCATAAATCTTATCTTACAATCGGAACACATCTGAGGACAGAGACGCCTGCAGCAGGATCCAAATACGCCACAGGTCATCGAAAATCTCAACAAAAATGGATGAATGTAGTTCAACTGTTTGTCCATGCAAGTAAAAACAAGGTACAGGTAAGTGAAGTAAAGTAAGGAAGGTCATTCAAAGTTTTAACAGGAAAACATGACGAAGAGTGAGCCAGTCGCCAAGACAGTAAAGAATCATTTCCTGTGATGTTCAATGATGCAGCCGAtccaataaataaaattcatCTGTTTCCACAACAAGAGGATGAATTAGTTTTTAGAGTCGAGATCAAAACAACAGTCCTTCACACAGGAGACAGTTCGTCCTGACACGCACAGGTGAAACCCACGACGTAGAAATCAGTGACATCCGTGCGTTTTCCTTCAATAACTCAAAATGGCCGCCGTGAAGAAGCCACGTTGTTCTCACATATTAAAGTCTTTGCTTACAATTTCCTTTTCTCTGACAATAAATTATTAGTGAACGTTTGTGCTAAAGTAGGATTACTGTACTGTATCGAAGCAGTTTTTAAAAGTTCTACCTCtatgtttttaatcaatacCCTGTTTTATAAGCAGAAGGACGGATAACTATCTATCATAGAAACTAGTGGAATTGTTCACCACTAATCACCTTTTTCTAAAAATCCCCGTTAGAATTTAGGAGaattaaggtttttttttttgtgcgtcaCCAATAAATCTCTTTCTATAGTGAAATCTCTGTTCATCTCAGCagcattatatttattttttcgcAGGTTCTTCTCTCCTACAGAGGCATCGGTACGTGACAATGAATATTTACACTGTATACAGACTCACtggcttaaaaaaaaccaaaaaaacaacgGATCCTGCAGAACAAACAGCTCGCCTTGCTGCGCAGACGCTCTCACCGCTGCACCGGGAAACAAAAAATCTACTCGGGGAGGGTGAAAAATTCctcatatacacacatttcacaatatTACCGACATCAATTTGAAGTTGCTGCAGTGCCACAAAAGCCCAACATTTAAAAGTCTAATGGCACACAGAAGGCGGACCATGTCAACTTTGACGGCTGGCAGACAGTCCAGGGCTGAGGGAGGGATGTATTGGTTTTTAGGCAGCAGTGAGAGGCCAGTGaggctttttaaaacacacaattgCACACAAGATCATCGTGACGTTGCTCCTTCCTCTTTAAGCTTGTCCGTGGAGCAGAGGTGAGGGGCGAGGGTGCTTTCGTTCTTCAGAACTCCTCGTGAACATTTCTGGCGTAATCCATGAGCTTGCTGCCCGTGAAGTATTCGCTGTACTTAAGAATCTCGTCCAGCTCCAAGTTATGATTCTGGTTTTCATCCGCGACGGCGATCATCTGCCTGGCCTCGTTCAAAGCGTTGTGCTCGTTCATCGGGTCCATGTACTCCTGAGTGTCGCACAGGAGAGACATCAGGAAAGGAAAGATGGCGACATTTTAGCAGACTGGATACAAAAGAATTCAGAATGCTGGAAAACGtaacacaaaaaataactgTCTGATATCAAAGAAGGGACTGATCGAACACAAACTCTCACCTCCAGTTCCTCCATGGTGACGATGCCATTACGATCTGCATCTATGACTTCCTCGaactccttcttcctctctctgacccaGTCGTCATCGATGTCCTGAGCCTGCTGGTTCTCCACGGTGCCCACAGGTAGAGAGATGAACTCTGACAGTGTCAGCTTCTTGTCACCATCCTGATCTACAAGGAAAAGCACAGTCAGCATCAGACTTTTATCCTGTAACTGTTAAATATATGTTAATTATGGGCCTTAACACAGAGGCCAAGTGTACGAGTTAAACATGtagcattttaaaatcaaatgtgcaaatgtaaTGGCAGATATTTGCAGAAGGAGATCAGATTCTTCTTGTCACTAAGTTCCAATAATAATGAATCAATTGATCAAAAATGAAATCTATCGTGAATTATAATAACTGTGTAATGAATTTGCTGACTTCAGCCtctaaaatgtgaagatttggGTTTAAATCTGTGaacaagtgatttaaaagatgtCCCATTGAACTACAGGAACTTTTTATCATGTCACAATGTTCTTTATATAAATCCATCATTACAATATCTTAAAGAAGTTACTTTATTAACgaattaaaatgtgttagtTGCGGCCCTTAGGCATACTTTATTACTCCTTGAGGCAAAATGCCAACAGGAAGCAAAGAGGAAATAGGAACATTTATTTAACCATGGAACCTGTTTAACACCTGCTGAGCCAGAATCTGCATCATTTACATTCACTGACACCAAGAAGACACAACATCAAGAggttaataataaaacaatctgcatgtaaacacagagtaaaaatgcaaaacattcacTGCCATCTTAAATATCTTGATGTATGTACATTAAGGCAGCTAAAATCAAAAGTGTTGTACTGACATTGGAAGGAATAACTGACtttatgtattttgattttacaGCCTGCAACTGTGCAGTGTTTGTTCACTCTCACAGTCTTATCAACACGTCCAATAGCAACAGAcagctataaaaataaaaaaaaactgactgtacACATATTGCCGGGCAACAAACATCACAGCCAAGGTGACAAAGAGACGATAAACATAGTGGAGAGTTCAGCAGCTGAGCAGACTGATATTTCTCTCGGGGCTTTTTGAGATCCAATAAAAAGGTAACAGCAGAGTAAATATTTGAATTACCTTCATCACACAGCCAAGAACATGACTCTTAATGCTAACGTTGCTTTCCATCtactggatgtgtaaataagctgATGTTTGCCAACACATTTGTCGGTCTTGTTCTTTCAGGATGGGTTTTAACTATACAAGGCGGCTAGGATTCATGTGTTGGGTGAGTAAAGATGTACCTAAGTCGCGCACAATCTCCTTGACCATGTACTTGAGCATCCCTCTGCTGTGCTCGGGGTGAAGGAAGGACAGGAACTCCTGCTCGTTCAGCAGCTGGTCGGCCGGGGTGTTGTCGGCCTGAAACCAGCGGTCCTTCAGGCTTTCCAAAACCTCCTGAGCTGTAACGTGAAGAGAAGAAAATCCAAATCAATTATCTTGTTGATCCAATCTGCAGCACATAACACTGTTGATAAGATCATGATATAATCCCATATAGCTCCATACTTACTCTCCTCATCCAGCTTCAGGTCctcattattctttattttctcagcaATCTCTTTCTCATTGAACCCTTTGCTGGCCAGAAATTTGACTCTGTATTCGTCCCACGTCACATGGCCTGTGGACGACACATGGGTTTATAATTTGACAACACAGTAAACATTTATTAGTTTAGGACACAGTGTTGCTCGCAGAGGCCACAAGTCCAACCGGATTTGAGAACAGACCGGCTGGTGTGCTTTGAACTGtaatttttctctctctctcaccgtCGCCGTCTGGATCCACAGCGCggaaactgtttttgttctccatcATGGCCTCCTGAAAGTGCTCCTCCGTCTTCTCCATGATCCAGCGCTGCATCTCTTTGGCGCTCACGCTCCTGTCCTTGTTGAAATCGACTCTGTCAGGAGAGAATTTAAAGACGAAATTAGCTGCCAATTTAGTTTGAGTTACTGAACATTAGCGCTGTCACTGCTACATTAAACTgctcatatactgtatattatcaGCTGTAACAACCCATGTGATTTATCATCTGTCTGGCTAGTGTCCAGTCCGGTGCATTTGTTTAAACCTGCCAAGACCTAATAGCTTTAACACTGAACATTCATTTCCATTTAAGGTAAAATAAGGGAAGAATAGAGAGGATATTTGTCAGATCAGGGAGGAGGATAAGTTTAACAATACACAGTGGCCCTTTCTTATTACTCTCTGCT
This window harbors:
- the sdf4 gene encoding 45 kDa calcium-binding protein, which gives rise to MAAGGKLWCANLLSVSLLICILLQTLDVLARPANMSAVKEKQAPVKDENEILPPDHLNGVKMEMDGHLNKDFHQEVFLGKEMEEFDEDSEPRRNRKKLIDIFTKVDFNKDRSVSAKEMQRWIMEKTEEHFQEAMMENKNSFRAVDPDGDGHVTWDEYRVKFLASKGFNEKEIAEKIKNNEDLKLDEETQEVLESLKDRWFQADNTPADQLLNEQEFLSFLHPEHSRGMLKYMVKEIVRDLDQDGDKKLTLSEFISLPVGTVENQQAQDIDDDWVRERKKEFEEVIDADRNGIVTMEELEEYMDPMNEHNALNEARQMIAVADENQNHNLELDEILKYSEYFTGSKLMDYARNVHEEF